ctttcggGTTCTATTGAAAGGCTTTCACTAAACCTGAAAAAAACTTAAATGTTCTTCTTTGGAATATTATATAGGAAGGTTTTTATtacaaagagaaataaaaaatatgtcctttcttctgcgcATGACGAAACTACAGAACGGCATTTGGCATTTGCTATATTCATGATATTAGCGTATTTTGCGACGTTCGAACATACAAAGTCACTACCGGATAACGgcaatttgtaacgcacatagtcagtattagcgatgcatttattctcggtcatatttcgaatatctactacatgtctgtcattttcTTAACTTGATGTGTGGTacgatgccatttcaaatttcatacgtCGTTTTCGTTACGGAATTCGACTCACTTCATCGGTAAATAATGTCGTCAAGAAATGATTTGCACACCCTTGTGTGTATatatcattattatacacctactgccgtaacctatgggagtttgaccgtccaataactttccatattttgtatagtacgcggagtcccgaatgcgggcgacgcgcctgtttgacctttgacctagcgattatcggatgtaaacaaactattttacggtgagttatagtttacggtgagttatagacacaataacaacttccaccaaaatgtattcgtagtataaggtttaaaacacgctaaacacaaaactgagtctaaatgcaattgatttttattttaacaaactgattacagcaaaaaacaggatggttggacagtctcgtatacattacgtttacctTTTTGTATGGCCCACATAAGTTTTGTAGATatcattgtagataaaaagaaccgactcatttgagtgaaatactaaTCATGTAACACTATACTCAACTGTTTATCCTTGTGTGTCTATAAAAACAGATAGGCATCCGTACGCATACATTGcattatggtttgtttagccagagtgctgtcctaattaacttcagTCCTTACTATCAACTCACAaagtaatttagcaattcccttgtgtgttctatccagacactcaaatgagtcggttcttcttATCTAcgatgttatctacaaaacttgcgtgtcacgtacaaaaaagtaaacgttaTGTacatgagactgtccaaccatcctgttttttgctgtaaattgaaaacattcggcgaagtttgcttgtactgcactgaaaattaaccCAAGAGACTTGTACGtagatcgcgcgcgttccactcatatcgcgcgtgccggatcctcaaaatttaccatagaattagtttatacggacgattaatggagggaggtgtataataatagggttattcacaaaatacagccctgtatggacgagggctctgtgagtgacgtattggacgagccgaaggcgagtccaatacgtcactcactgagccctcgtccatacagggccgtattttgtgaataaccctatgtTATGTGAAACGACACAGCGAAGGTCGCGCGAGCGTATACGAATAATGCACGTATATATCATGTATATGTGTGAGTCGTTCCGCCGCGGCGTTTAGCATCAAAAGAATGCGGTCGATGTGGTCGCTTGTGACGTTCAGGTATTGACACGGTCCGACCTTGATCTGGTTTTGTAGCTAAGTcggcatttcaatctgaacggcattctgttataaatgtcttacacagttatcatcacagttcgtatttacatataagctgcttagtttattcagactatcaattcagaacaacagagtACCCGTGGTTCACTTTGCTATATTGATGGTCGAAATTCATCACCCGTTCGATCGAATTGTAAGTAGTAACCATTGGTGTTTTTATACGTAAAAGACTTGAAAAAAGGTAATTTTCAGGGGAATTCGCTATACCACACGCCCTCtaccaaaacaaaaactttCAATTATAACCCAGTCTTTTTATATGCTTTTGACGATTCCTCGGCAAACACGcgaaaacaacgaaaacacataTTTGGTGCATGCCCGAGAAAGAGGAAGAACATTTCCCGACCAGTTGATTGTAAATTTCCCGCCTGCCCGGTAACAGCTCACTAACATACGATACAATGACGCCCCCGCCTGTCCGCAGTCTGTGAacatcgttgttgttgttgttgttgtgttgttgttgttgctgcctgctgctgctgctgttgttgttgttgttgttgtttattttttattagaGATACACCATTGCAATTAACAGATTATTTGAAAGCAAACAACAGTACGTTTGATTGTTTAACGTTAAAGActaaacaacatttttttttatttttacgcATTTCTTCCAGGTGTACAGATCCGGGTCTTAACTCCTTTTCAACTTTATATCTGAGAATAATTTCATTCTTTAAAACAACATTTACAGAGATTTTGGAATCTGTCACCCAATATTTGTGGATTGACCACTTGCCAAGCAAAATGAAGAGATTGACAATGAAAGATACATCATTCGATCTGCTTTGACTCAAATCATgattaaaaattatttcatcatttGATAATTTCACACAGTATTGGAGGTAACCACTTAAAATTCTAGAAACGTTGTGCCAGAGATGTTTTGCTAAGGCACATTCAAGAAATCTGTGCTCTAAAGATTCAACACTAGAGCAAAACCTCCATCACATAGTGATCTACTTTTTCAAGTAAAAAAGATACTTCGGTGTTACAAGGTAGAAATCTATGAACTAACTTCCTCTGAAACTCACGAAATTTGAATTCTTTCGTCGTATTGTTAACATTTTTCCAAATGACAACAGTGTTTTCGTCGAATTCGCCATTTGTAGCGATGTATACCATTTCGTTAATTGAtcaatatgaataaaattcCTCTTTGCAAAGAGTGTGTAAAAACCTTTGAAGACAACTTTGAAAGATGAAGGATTTTGAAATCTTTGCATACTCCGTAATCTACATCTTCTGTTGCTGCTTATGACTTACagaatacattatatttttaGACCATACACACAACACGTTCTTGTTTCTGACATTTTGACTGGCGCTGTACCATGCATTTAAGACGCTCACataaattgtgaaatttgtaaTCTTACATTTCCAGTTAATACATTCCAGAACTGTTTGCTTGAGGAGATCGCTCGATCTATCCAACTCAAGGTATGGCCATGGTATTGCAGTCCAGGTACTGCCTTTATCAACAACAAGCCTAGTAACCCATGATGCACTGACAGCTTTGACCTGGTTACCTAAATTAACATATTCTACTACTTCTTTGGCATAATCCTTTTCTAAAAGTACGTCTTTTCTTCTTGATGAAATTGTCAATGAGATTGCTGTTATTTTTGCGAGGAGTTTTGTCATATGCTGCCCAGACTTGCTGTCATGTAACATTGGTAGCCTAAAACATGGCTTCTTTGCAAAAGAAATTCACAGGCGGCCGTTGATGGCGTTGTCCTCTCGCGTTCATCTGCATCGTTTGTTACACCACAGGGCCTCAGAAatggctatttaagtcaatattacagcgtttttctttcttttccaatgtttcaaataaaccagctgaagagcacaacacttgtgtagctgtcttttgtgtagcttatattggcatgtatagtgcgccctcaacggggaatatgatcatatgtaaatgcgacctttagttccgtgacctctagccatgcctacttccctcgccatatggccggccatgcgtacagacgtcgctgtgtttactgtactaatttcccaattagtacagtaagcatagcgaggacagaaagtaggcatggctaggggtcacggaactaaaggtcacatttacgagggcgcactatacatgccaatacaagctacacaaaagacagttacacaagtgttgtgctcttcagctggtttatttgtaacattgaaaaagaaagaaaaacgctgtaatatagacttaaatagccacttatgaggccctgtggtTACACCAGTGTTCTATATAGTGAGAAATCCTCACCCAGCCAAATAGGCAACCTAATCAATATATCATGACTAACCAAACCGAACCCCTGTACCATGTACCGGCTAGCAACTTCTTTACAGCATTTAGGATGGATTCTTTTTGTGTCAGGAGGCGGGCTCCGGAATAGGAGGGATGGAAAGGTGGCTAACTTACAGGCAGCGGATCGAATTTGCTGATTGACCCGTGGACATcatgaatttaaaataaaaaagtctgGGTATGGGTACCGGATATGATTTCGTTGCTTTCGGGGGTTTGCTGAAGTATggtaaaacatgacaaagacAGTGGTAAGAGAGAGCCTTGGAAATTGTATTGGAGAGGGCAGGGAATGTTTTGACTCCTCTCTATCATTCTTTGTCTGTCAGTATAAAGTGGTTTGTTAAAATTACCCCAAAGAGTGTGTCGAGATACAAAGATTTAAGTTGTCGACACAGGCTGTAAGTACTGTCAAGTGTTGTATCGCTGACAAGTGAAACCAAGTCGAACCCGTGAACTCGATAAGAGTTAATCTAACAAAACATTGCATTATCGAACATACAGTGACAATGTGTCGGCAAGCCTTATATTACTATGTCTTTAGTGACAAGAAgggaaaattgaatgaaatgttgacaaaatattGGTCAATTACTTCCATTGTGCCAGAATTTTGCTGTGCACCATAATTTCGTTACCAATAAATATCTTCGAGAGTTAGGGGAATGAGGCACGAGCTATCAGTAAGTTATCTCATGCTTATCAAACTGTAAGTTACAATCATACCAGTTCTCACGTTCGCTTTACAAAGAGACAAATCATAGTAAAAGTttatatgctttatttcattGACTATGAAGCACAAGTACAAAGAGACGAAATGAAAATCTCTCTTTTTCTCATGTAAAATgcagtgaaaataaataaaggtAAAAGAGGtggataaaataaaaatgtccaACGATGTATTCTCAAAGCTGTGTCTTAAATTTTCTTTCGCGGCAGGTTATGGTAAATGAGCTTAGGTCTCTGAAGCATTTCTCATTCGACAAGGCCGAGTCTACATTCTGACGTCACCATCTTTTGGGCCATTTCCATCTGACGTCTGCGTTCGATCTCTTCCTGCGACCAGGGCTTGTAGTTCTTCTCCCATTCATCCTGTTCGAATAACCGCTCGAAGTGATCACCTCGCCCGATGCCGATCTGGTGAATAATACGGAGAGTTATGATCAAAATTGCGCATATTTATAGATACTTCTTTGCTTTACAGATCAAAATAAATTGTCAATGGCGACACGCATAGGGCTGTAAGAATTCGAGTACAAAAAGTGCTAGTGTAAAcataaaattgcattttcacatgTAGTTTCGTCACTTTTGTACCTGTCACTCCAAACGAAACTGTGTCAATGAAGGATATATGAGCGCAAGAGCACACTGCGACGTTATCATAGATGGCGCCCTAACGTTGGGGTGCAAATGCTTTGTGGATGTTAGAGCTTCAACttgattaatttattttttcatcatcAATCGATTTTTAGTGACAGCATTGACACTTGTAGCATGCTTAGGTCAACGTTTTTAGCGTTTTTGTTTCTGGTCTTTGGTGTCACTCTCGGCCATACAATTAATTCCAATCTATATATATGCTATTTATCTGCAGCGGTAAACTGATAGCAATGGATGTAACTATAACTTTGCCGTTATTTCGAAAACGTTCCTACTTCACGCAGGGGAGATATGCTATCGATCTCAGGTGTGGAGGAAAGCTTCCTCTTCAGGCCTGTTAATTCCGAAATCATATTATTGTGGACAAAATTACCTGTCTGTTGAGTAGGTTCTTGAGTTTGTTGGTGAATCTGTTTGGATTGTTATCGCCCACGAAGATCTGTTTGTCGGCTCTGACGACCAGAGATCCTCCGAGGTGAAGATCTTCTTGCAGTTGGCCATGTTTGTATGAGTAGTAAACACCCTGCGGGAAGGCTGTACATTTACAGTCACGTGGATTCATGTCACCTGGTTTGAAAAACTCTGTCACGCTCATTTTCGGGAACCtgaaaaatatatgaaagaAGTTGTTTTTAACATTAGCATTATACTGCCGAAATCCAATTTTATCAGCTGAAATGTAATTAAGTGATGCCTTATACATCGTCATCAGTGCTTAAGATGTTAAATCTTCTTTCCACATGCTCGTTCAAATTATTGTCGGCTTGTCAAGTTTGAATAAGGCAAAGCAATTTCATTTTCTATGACCACAACTGTCTGAAATTGAACATTTACTCAACATTTGCATGTTAGCCCttacaataacaaaaaaataatcGGTGTTTAATCCCAATACTAAGTTCATTTTACCACAATATAGTGAAATTATCCTGGACCAGCGATCACAGTAAAACGAGCCATGGTTTTTATGATTGGCTTGATTAGCTTACCTGTGGTGATTATCCTCGATAGTGACTATCATCATGTGTTCCTGCTTCATGAAGAAATCGTTCTTCATAACCCATTCACGTGGTAACTCGTAGTAATACTCCACTGTACCAGTCATTTTGTCTTGGCCACCTACAAGATGAATGTAAGGTAACGTTAGAATACAGGTATCTTTCTAGGACTTCGTTGATAGAGGGCGTTGGGACAGCCATGTGAGCACCTTCCTCCATGGTAGCACAGTACATAGCCAATATTGGCGAAGATATGGATATCAAGAATTGTTTGTACGCTTGGGAAGAAACTGTATTATCCATATATAACAATAAAGATGTACCCGAGTAAAAATTGGAATGTACATAGCTCAGTTACTGATGCAAACTTCTACAAAGCATAACTATCATGTACTTGTTTGAAACTTTGTAGATTTATATCAACACTCATGAACACACACAATATACAGGTATATTGAAAGTAACGCCAGCCGTTTTGTCTGTAAGTTAAGCTCCATATTGTACTTACTTTCTTTCTCCTTGTCTTGTGGTTTGAGAATCACGACATCACAGAGGTAGCCCTGTCCCATCTGATAAAGCGCTGACGTGGTGCTAACACGttctgaaatacaaaattgactGTTGGTGAATTCTTTCCCAATTTTGTATCAGCTATTTCGCACTCTCATCTTAGCGGTAGATCACGTTCTCTATTAAAGTGTGCAACTTGATTCGTGCATGGAGGAAACGTTCGTCGGAATACAGCACTGATCAAGCGTGCTTCCAGTGccacatgaaaatgtgaagtaTTGGCTTCAGTTTAAGAAGATAATATATTACGCTCAAATAataagaaacaagcatgatgatATCCTATTGACATGGACAGACTTAAATCGATGCACTTACCGATCATGAACTTGGACAGTTCTTCGGCGTCAATCGACGGGAAAGTTTTCTTCGGCAGTTCATCGCCGTCGTAGCGGGCGCACAGCATGTGACTGAGGGTGCGGACATTGTAACGGAAGCCATGGATGAAGCCGGAGGCGGCCCGTCTATCACGTGACTGCATTGAAGTGCCAATGAAGAAGAGATCGGGAACAGTCGACTCCCAGTGTTCATCGAGGACAACATATTTGCCTTCGGTGTGTGTTTCTGAAATATAAGATATTACAGTGCTGTTGCAGTGCAGTTAAGTTGAACGAAGTTATTTTCTATAAAATTATGCATATGAAATGGATAATACGCTGTGTAACATCTGATTTGAGTACAATGGGTCAAAGTTAACGTGGCTATGTATTTTAATCGTCAATTCTGAGTGCTAAATGATCTTCGTGTAAATCTTACCTGGTTTGCAAGTGTCGTCAAACATGTCGATATTGATGAATTTCCACCCCGTGGCAAGGATGACCTTATCGTAGCCTTTGCTGGTGAACGTGGCAGTGCCCGGTGGGTTCCAGTGTGGCAGTTCCATCTCGAAGGTCTGGGTGATGGTGCCGTCTTCTTCCTTGACGAACTTCTTGGTGTCGCACTGGCGGAGAGCGTGCAAGGATTTCAAGTGGTACATGTCGAGGACGTTGTTGTTGACGGCTCGCAGATGTCCAACGAAGTGAGAGTCCCACGCCAGCTTGACAGGTGTGCGCGTGCACATGTGAATCATAGCCGCACTGCCGGCTAAATGGTCGGCGCACTGTCGGTCAAAACAGAATAGCAAAACAAAGCtgagtacatgtatatggaCATTCCATTTGAGGAGTAGTCTTTTAAAATTtatccaaagtatttgttgtgttttgtaactttatatttgttttaaccctacatttaattttaaataaaatatattcaaatgatGAACTGTTAAATGGTAACATTTATCACTGCCCCCCCCCTCAATTTTTTCGCCGATGTTTATTatgatatattttgtaaaacaaatcctttcattttaataaaaagCGATGGAATACACGATTATCAAAAACGCCAACAACACGAGCTACGGATATCTTACCTCAAAGGCACTGTTACCGCCTCCAAGAATCAAGACCTTCTTGTTCTCATATTCCTTCAAGTCGAGTGTGTGCTCCTGGTAAGTGTCAGCGTGTTCTATGCCTTCGATGTCTGGGTTGTGTGGAAGGATAGGTCCAGTACCGACCACCAGTACTTTGCAAGTGAATTTTTTACCGTTCTGGTCGGTGATGGTGAACCTTGAGGGATGTCTCGTATCCATGGCAGCCTCTCGGTGGACGTTGACGATGTTGGTGTTCAGACGTATTTTCAGGTTGAACTTGTTGGTGAAGTCACGCATGTAACTGAAACGTGAGAGAAAAGGTCGAAAATCAATCGGTTATGTCGAATTGTGCTCTCTTCCCTATAAATTAAACTTGGGGTATAAATCTTTTATTTGAAAGTGGCTTCTGTGCCATGATTTTAAAACCTAACTAATAATTTTTTGCAACTTACTCGACAAGAAGGCCAGCGTCCGGAAAAAGGTCATCTGAGTAGTTGAAGAAGGATATGTCATCTTCGTCACAGAGCAGAGAGTTCCAATCATGACGAAGATTGAACTCTCGCTCCTTGAAGTAGTTGTGTTTCTTGTTGATGGAGATCAGAGTGCGATGACGTGGGTATTTCTGGTAGAAGGAACCAACACTGTCGTTTCTCTCGAGAACGATGTAATCTTTGCCGGCTTTCTCCATGCAATAGGCCATCTGAACACCGGCAGGGCCGGCTCCGATGACGATATATTCATAATCTGGAGGCAAAGTAAGATATAACTTAGTAAATTTAGGGTTTTTCGAGGTACAGAAGCTTGCGTGTTCACGTTGCGTATGATTGTCCAAGAAACTTTAAAAATCGGTGTGATGCAGATGGTGTAGCTTTGCGATATGAAAGTTTCCGTAAGTTATAAGTTCAATCTCTTTCTTTTCATTTCGTGTTAGGTCATAATAGCGTATTGTTGATGAAGAAACGCGAATGTGAATGCACAGTTTGACAATGCAAAAGGGTGACCAGGacgataaaaatatttcaaattacctGTTTTCTCCATGGCTTTCACTCAATAGATTtgtcaactttccgaagatttgGGAGCGATCTATAACAGAAAACGAAACATTCCATTGTAACAAGACGATGATAAATGGGGAAATGATTGATACTGTGCGAAGAAGACATAACATCACCAAATATGTTGCAGGAGCCGGCCGCTCTTTGTGCCGCAGGCACTCGGTGGTTCGTATACGACCGCAACTCAACCGTTTCGAACTAATGCACAGGCAAGTAAAATGACGGTCGTTCACCTTTAAAGGTGATACGTGATATATGTGATAGACAAACTTACCTGAAACGTTGCAAAGTCTGGATGGCTGCAGCTTTCAGCGATTGTTGAAACTCACTGTTACACAAACTATTTATATGTGAGGAACGCCAAAAGgtgacatttgcatattcatccTCGGTTTCAAGCCAATCACTATCAAAAGCTAATAGTttgaccataatttgcatagaAAATGTCACGCCTGTCAATCAAATGTTGTCCTAAGAAGATTGCATGATGGGATAGCGTCGTTCTTGAGACAAACTGTGGCGAGACAATATTGACAGAAATAATTTACGTTATGAAACTCGATTTTGGTGGCGTTGTGTAACTGCCAACACGGGGCAAGGTCAGAAACCTTGAATCAAGGTCACTGTCAAAAATCACTCACATGTTCCATGACATTATTAATATCTTACGTTAATGAGAGATAGTTTATATGACATGTGTTTCATCAAAGTTCATATCCACATGCTTATTTTCGCAGAGTAATTTCTGCCAACCATTGATAAAGCTTATAGTCGTTTGCACAATGCTTTTGCACAACGCTCCTCTCACACGCTACGCTCTTTCTAGTTTCCGTATTTTTGAACTGGAGACAAGGCCATGTCTATTGTCCCATGGCGGTACCTCCGTAGCTGTACCATCATGAGTCTCACTTCTACCTCCATActataaaaaataaattctgtcgTAGGTTTGACCATTGATGCAATGCTGATTTGACTCACTTTGGCCGTGGAGGTTTAACAGTTGAGttatacagtacattttgattggaactaattttggagattggatctttatattgttaaaatttctcaaaagtgttaggtgccatatagctggaacttgcaatattacaaattactcatagaaaCAAGTGTACTGcaggaaaagaaaagcagatgagcttacatttgcaacaTTACTTCACtgtccaattatccaaaattagttccaatcttgtctATTGTTCTTCCCTTATTTTTCGCCTGTGATGGGCACATAGGTAAGTTTTCATGGAGGGGGACTAACATATCTATCAGGTTGGTTTTTTTTACTTGAGTAAAATTCACAGTCCTCTACACAATGTTCCGATTTCGTTCCATAAAAAGCTGTGGCTATGGCTCGACTTTGGGAGGTAAAAGACGGCGCAATTCTTAATATAACCGTGCAGGTAACCACGACACAGCCTTCTTTGCCAAAGAATAACGAATCGGAGCAAGGGAGGACCGTGTATCCATCATTACGAAACGTTCAGCCCAAAAAGGAAGCTGGAGACAGCCGTCGATCTGGTCGAACTCGGAcgtaaaccacagtccctcaatcCACCGGTGTGCGTAAACCTTTCCCGGGAAAAATCAACATAAAATTATCTGTTTGTACATCTGTAACCGAGAAAACACGAAGCCATGAAATCTCACTTTGTCGATTGGAATAAACTTTGACAAACTTTGACAAGCACAACCATTAACAACCAATTTACTGATAAGCttatttggtataccaattgttttctttcaaagtaTTTCTACACTCGGTCCCTGGACCCGGTCCTCCAAGATCACACCTGTTGCAGCTTCCATACATATCAGATATCTGTGAAAGGTGTGAACGAGACGCTTCCTACCGTGGTCACGTTCCGTGCTGCATGCGCGGGCACAGTAAACAATCTCCTACGCAGAGAATGACAACCCGCCTACAAAGCTTATATTCACATGCATCTGCCTCGCTATTTTcggacaaaataaaaaaacgaaACATAATGTTCAACAATTAATGATTCGTTTCATGCTCTCTGTTAAAACAAGACAAAGAATGGCTGTTATAGGCACCTTATACCAGCCACCCATCGCCCGACGTGTGAACTCTTTTCAAATCACGGTCCATCTGTGATCATGAACGCACCGGAGAGCATAGAGCCGTGTTCAAAACGATTATTTCGTTCCTAGATGAAACCGCCCGTCTTTTAGATTCTTTTCATTGGCACATCACATTGCATCGGCGCCATCACGTGAAACTGTGGTTTCTGGATGAACACAGACCGTATAGGGAAGGGTTTCTTATGAGATGAACGCGATACAGAGGGAAATCACAATCATTATAGTTATACCAACAAACAGATCAACGATTAAAGGGTCGTGtattaagggagccgtcattattcataacttggggggggggttggagGAATCCTAGCTCATTCAAATCCAGAAAATTTGAGTAAACCTTGTTAGCCTTCGAGAAAAACATCTGTGTGAGCATGTTCCTCGTTGCACAAAATGTTTGAGTGATTACCGTGGTCATTTGTATTATTTACTTCTTGATAATGTCATATAAATTTTTGTATCAAGAAATGGAGCGTCATAAGGTACATTTCTGAAGaagatgtaaaaatattcagttttaaaGCCAAGACGATACAGACGATACTATCAATAGTATCCGATACTGTCAGATATTTTTAAGGTGCGACATTGTCTGGATCCAGCCAAGGATGCAAAAATGTCCTGCAGTTTTATAGCCTGGACGATACCAGATGATTCAAATCTACTatcgatactagatgatacaTATCCGATATCAATGTCGTGCTGTGTCTTCATGAATCAGTGTTGGCATAAGTCTATATTAATTTTGTATCTGTGTATAATGTAAGATCGCTCAGAATGGACAAGGCAAATATCCATACGAGTACCTGTAGATCAGACAAAAAATTTTTTCCGCTGAGATAATAGCTTTGTACAAACAGATGTTCTCGGCAAATTCAAGCAATATTccaaaaatcaattaaaataaattcatttaaaatactttattgTTCACAAAGACATGTAGAAATTAGCCTTACAGCTcatcaaatacagttttttttatttagtaaCTCGATCATCCAACCGGCTAATATCCGTACGAAATTAGTTTGCCGCTGAGGTAATAGCTTTGTACAAAAAGATGTTCTGTTACAGATATGAGCCATATTCGAGAGGACAATTAAATCAATATAATTCAATTCAAATACtttattgtcaaaaaatacatgtagcaatgtgtcttaaaaatatatacaaaatgggACACTATTATACTGATGAAAAggttaaaacacacacacacacacacacacaacacacacacacacacacacacacactagcAACATTAATACAAACATTGAAATACTTGCAAACAGAAGCAACTAAAAATCGACTTGATGTTTGAATCAACTATAAATCGAGTTTGAGTTTAAATTGAAACTGCTGatggaagaaatgacttttgaAGATGTTTTTCTTTGCACGAAGGACCCGATAACGTCTCCATGACGGGAGCTTCTGGAAGTTACAATGAATGAAGTGTTCAGAATCATTGACAATGTTGCGCCTTTTCCTTCTTACTGTCGAATGGTGAACGTTTACGAGAGAATTCTGACGACGGCCAATATTTCTTTCTGCCATTTTCACAATACGAGAAAGCTTACTTCTGTTTTGACAGTCAAATTACAATACCACAAAATTATATTATAGATAAAACACTCTCAATGAGGG
The DNA window shown above is from Ptychodera flava strain L36383 chromosome 5, AS_Pfla_20210202, whole genome shotgun sequence and carries:
- the LOC139133477 gene encoding FAD-dependent oxidoreductase domain-containing protein 2-like, whose translation is MEKTDYEYIVIGAGPAGVQMAYCMEKAGKDYIVLERNDSVGSFYQKYPRHRTLISINKKHNYFKEREFNLRHDWNSLLCDEDDISFFNYSDDLFPDAGLLVDYMRDFTNKFNLKIRLNTNIVNVHREAAMDTRHPSRFTITDQNGKKFTCKVLVVGTGPILPHNPDIEGIEHADTYQEHTLDLKEYENKKVLILGGGNSAFECADHLAGSAAMIHMCTRTPVKLAWDSHFVGHLRAVNNNVLDMYHLKSLHALRQCDTKKFVKEEDGTITQTFEMELPHWNPPGTATFTSKGYDKVILATGWKFINIDMFDDTCKPETHTEGKYVVLDEHWESTVPDLFFIGTSMQSRDRRAASGFIHGFRYNVRTLSHMLCARYDGDELPKKTFPSIDAEELSKFMIERVSTTSALYQMGQGYLCDVVILKPQDKEKESGQDKMTGTVEYYYELPREWVMKNDFFMKQEHMMIVTIEDNHHRFPKMSVTEFFKPGDMNPRDCKCTAFPQGVYYSYKHGQLQEDLHLGGSLVVRADKQIFVGDNNPNRFTNKLKNLLNRQIGIGRGDHFERLFEQDEWEKNYKPWSQEEIERRRQMEMAQKMVTSECRLGLVE